A stretch of Streptococcus chenjunshii DNA encodes these proteins:
- a CDS encoding CoA-binding protein has product MAYTFQNPDEQVIKDYLQAAETIAVVGLSDREETAAYKVSQVMQAAGYKIIPVNPRMAGDEILGEKVYATLQDIPVPVDIVDVFRRSEFLPDVARDFIAADADIFWAQLGLQNEEAEKILRDAGRDKIVMNKCIKVEYLNLLA; this is encoded by the coding sequence ATGGCTTATACTTTTCAAAATCCTGATGAGCAGGTGATTAAAGACTATTTACAGGCAGCTGAGACTATCGCTGTTGTCGGGCTGTCTGATCGTGAAGAAACAGCGGCTTACAAGGTGTCACAGGTCATGCAGGCAGCCGGCTATAAGATTATTCCGGTCAATCCCAGAATGGCTGGGGATGAGATTTTGGGAGAAAAAGTCTACGCTACCCTGCAGGATATTCCAGTGCCTGTTGATATTGTTGATGTTTTCCGGCGCAGTGAGTTCCTGCCGGATGTCGCGCGTGATTTTATAGCGGCAGATGCTGATATTTTTTGGGCTCAGCTGGGGCTGCAAAATGAAGAAGCTGAAAAAATTCTGCGGGATGCCGGCCGAGACAAAATTGTCATGAATAAATGTATTAAGGTAGAGTATTTAAATCTTCTTGCTTAG
- a CDS encoding TrkA C-terminal domain-containing protein, protein MAKTHSNRQQARYQQVAVGIAKRIVAGKYRVGEKIKSRSTLASNFNVSPETARKAINILVDLDIAEVKHGSGVTIISRERAQEFLKNFEMTNSLSNIKKEIRAGISQQQKDLQHLSSLVDSLVSQNRFLNQKFPFEPYELLLEEDCTSFGIPLDELNLWQATGATVIAIEHQGELLISPGPYAVLEKDDHIFFIGDELSYSRMQNVFNLDSTR, encoded by the coding sequence ATGGCCAAAACGCATTCAAACCGTCAGCAGGCCCGCTATCAGCAGGTTGCTGTGGGGATAGCCAAGCGCATCGTTGCTGGGAAATACCGTGTTGGAGAAAAAATCAAATCTCGTTCAACTCTGGCAAGTAATTTTAATGTTTCTCCGGAAACGGCCCGCAAAGCCATCAATATTCTGGTAGATCTTGATATAGCAGAGGTTAAGCACGGCAGCGGCGTTACCATTATTTCAAGAGAGCGGGCTCAGGAATTTCTTAAGAACTTTGAGATGACGAATTCTCTCAGCAATATCAAAAAAGAAATTCGTGCTGGCATCAGCCAGCAACAAAAAGATTTGCAGCACCTGTCAAGTCTGGTGGACAGTCTGGTGTCCCAAAATAGGTTTTTGAACCAGAAATTTCCTTTTGAACCTTATGAACTTCTGCTGGAAGAAGACTGCACCAGTTTTGGAATTCCCCTTGATGAACTGAATCTTTGGCAGGCGACAGGCGCTACTGTTATCGCCATTGAGCATCAGGGAGAACTCCTGATTTCTCCGGGCCCGTATGCTGTTCTGGAGAAAGATGATCACATTTTTTTTATCGGTGATGAGCTGTCGTATTCGCGAATGCAAAATGTTTTCAACTTAGACAGCACGCGCTAG
- the polA gene encoding DNA polymerase I — protein sequence MNDKKKKLLLIDGSSVAYRAFFALYNQIDRFKNRSGLHTNAIYGFHLMLNHLLERLQPTHVLVAFDAGKTTFRTEMFADYKAGRAKTPDEFREQLPYIRDMLRGLGIAFYDLPNYEADDIIGTLDKLAENGEQYEVTIVSGDRDLIQLADNNTVVEISRKGVADFEQFTPAYLKEKMGITPEQFIDLKALMGDKSDNIPGVTKIGEKTGLRLLSDYGSLEGIYDNIESFKRSKMKENLINDKELAFLSKQLATINTEAPIAIGLEDIVYEGPHNDRLLKFYDEMEFKQFRAALDGDTAQESFEAAYTEVNDLSASMFADNQFFYFEVLGENYHIEDIIGFAWGNDQAIYASADVALLKEPLFKEALSRPIKTYDFKRSKVLLSRLGIDLPQAAFDSRLAKYLLSTVENNDISTIARLYTSLPLETDTAVYGKGVKRAVPEKDILLAHLAKKVKVLQDSEKVMLAQLAEHEQQDLLFEMELPLADVLAKMEITGIAVQKATLQDMETANQKAIEQLTQEIYDLAGTEFNINSPKQLGEVLFDKLQLPLTMTKKTKTGYSTAGDVLERLAPISPVVSKILEYRQIAKLQSTYIVGLQDFIQSDGKIHTRYLQDLTQTGRLSSVDPNLQNIPIRLEQGRLIRKAFVPSEEDALLLSSDYSQIELRVLAHISQDEHLIAAFREGADIHTSTAMRVFGIEKPEDVTPNDRRNAKAVNFGIVYGISDFGLANNLGIPRKRAKQYIDTYFERYPGIKHYMETVVREAKDKGYVETLFKRRRELPDINSRNFNIRNFAERTAINSPIQGSAADILKIAMINLDRALAAADLKSKMLLQVHDEIVLQVPKDELETVKRLVKETMETAIELSVPLVADESAGQTWYEAK from the coding sequence ATGAACGATAAGAAGAAAAAACTGCTTTTAATCGATGGTTCTTCCGTCGCTTACCGGGCTTTCTTTGCCCTTTATAATCAGATCGACCGCTTTAAGAACCGCTCCGGTCTGCATACGAATGCCATTTACGGCTTTCACTTGATGCTGAATCATTTGCTTGAACGTCTGCAGCCGACTCATGTCCTGGTGGCCTTTGATGCTGGGAAAACAACCTTTCGGACAGAAATGTTTGCGGATTATAAGGCCGGACGGGCTAAAACGCCGGACGAATTCCGTGAACAGCTCCCTTATATTCGTGATATGCTGCGGGGATTAGGGATAGCTTTCTATGATTTGCCGAATTATGAAGCGGATGATATTATTGGCACTCTGGATAAATTAGCTGAAAACGGGGAGCAGTATGAGGTCACTATTGTCAGCGGGGACCGCGATCTCATCCAGCTGGCCGATAATAATACGGTTGTTGAGATTTCAAGAAAGGGAGTGGCGGACTTTGAACAGTTTACTCCCGCCTATCTTAAGGAAAAGATGGGAATTACGCCTGAGCAGTTTATCGACCTTAAAGCCTTAATGGGTGATAAATCTGATAATATTCCCGGTGTAACTAAAATCGGAGAAAAAACCGGCCTGAGACTACTGAGCGATTACGGCAGTCTGGAGGGCATCTATGACAATATTGAATCCTTTAAAAGGTCGAAAATGAAAGAAAACCTTATCAATGATAAGGAGCTGGCTTTTCTGTCCAAACAGTTAGCCACAATCAATACGGAAGCGCCGATTGCTATCGGTCTTGAAGATATTGTTTATGAAGGTCCTCACAATGACAGGCTGCTTAAATTTTATGACGAAATGGAATTTAAGCAGTTTAGAGCGGCTTTGGATGGGGACACTGCCCAAGAAAGTTTTGAGGCCGCTTATACTGAAGTGAACGACCTGTCTGCCTCAATGTTTGCAGATAATCAGTTTTTCTACTTTGAAGTGCTTGGAGAAAACTATCATATTGAGGATATTATAGGTTTCGCCTGGGGGAATGACCAGGCTATCTATGCCTCGGCTGATGTGGCTTTGCTGAAGGAACCGCTTTTTAAAGAAGCACTGTCACGGCCGATAAAAACCTATGATTTCAAACGCAGCAAAGTCTTGCTCAGCCGTTTGGGCATTGACCTGCCTCAGGCCGCTTTTGACAGCCGTCTGGCTAAGTATCTGCTGTCAACAGTTGAGAATAATGATATATCCACGATTGCCCGCCTTTATACCAGCCTGCCGCTGGAGACCGATACCGCTGTTTACGGCAAGGGGGTTAAACGGGCTGTTCCCGAAAAAGACATTCTGCTTGCGCATTTAGCAAAGAAGGTCAAGGTTCTGCAGGATTCCGAAAAAGTCATGCTGGCTCAATTAGCAGAGCATGAACAGCAGGATTTGCTCTTTGAAATGGAACTGCCCCTGGCTGACGTTCTGGCTAAAATGGAAATCACCGGTATTGCTGTCCAAAAGGCAACATTGCAGGACATGGAGACAGCTAACCAAAAGGCCATTGAGCAGCTGACACAGGAAATCTATGACCTGGCTGGAACAGAGTTCAATATTAATTCCCCTAAACAGCTGGGAGAAGTCCTTTTTGATAAACTTCAGCTTCCGCTGACTATGACCAAGAAGACCAAGACGGGCTATTCTACAGCAGGTGATGTTTTAGAGCGGCTGGCGCCTATTTCACCGGTTGTTTCGAAGATTTTGGAATACCGGCAGATTGCTAAGTTGCAGTCTACTTATATTGTGGGGCTGCAGGACTTTATCCAGTCTGATGGCAAGATTCATACTCGCTATCTGCAGGATTTGACCCAAACTGGGCGTTTGTCCAGTGTTGATCCGAACTTGCAGAACATCCCGATTCGCTTGGAGCAGGGGCGGCTGATCCGCAAAGCTTTTGTCCCGTCCGAGGAGGATGCTCTGCTGCTGAGTTCTGACTATTCACAGATTGAACTGCGGGTCTTGGCGCATATATCACAGGATGAGCATTTGATTGCCGCCTTCAGGGAAGGCGCAGATATCCATACTTCTACGGCTATGCGGGTTTTTGGCATTGAAAAACCTGAAGATGTCACGCCAAATGACCGCCGCAACGCAAAGGCCGTCAATTTTGGCATCGTTTACGGGATTTCTGATTTTGGGCTGGCCAACAATCTGGGCATTCCGCGCAAGCGGGCCAAGCAGTATATTGATACTTACTTTGAGCGCTATCCGGGGATTAAGCATTATATGGAAACCGTTGTACGTGAAGCTAAGGATAAGGGTTATGTAGAAACCCTCTTTAAACGGCGCCGGGAGCTCCCTGATATCAATTCCAGAAATTTCAATATCCGCAATTTTGCGGAGCGGACAGCAATAAACTCGCCTATTCAGGGCAGTGCTGCTGATATTTTAAAGATTGCTATGATCAATCTTGACCGCGCTTTGGCTGCTGCTGATTTAAAGAGCAAGATGCTGCTGCAGGTTCACGATGAGATTGTGCTGCAGGTACCAAAAGACGAGCTGGAAACTGTTAAGCGTTTGGTGAAAGAAACCATGGAGACAGCTATTGAACTGTCTGTTCCTCTGGTTGCTGATGAAAGTGCGGGGCAAACTTGGTATGAAGCTAAGTAA
- a CDS encoding quaternary amine ABC transporter ATP-binding protein, with product MENILEVKHLTKIFGKKQKAALEMVKQGKSKTEILEKTGCTVGVYDANFTVKEGEIFVIMGLSGSGKSTLVRLLNRLIDPSSGDIYLNGQDIAKMNTAELREIRRHSVNMVFQNFGLFPHKTILENTEYGLELRGVPKEERQQMAEQALENSNLLAFKDQYPDQLSGGMQQRVGLARALANDPEILLMDEAFSALDPLIRKEMQDELIDLQDRVQKTIIFITHDLNEALRLGDRIALMKDGEIIQIGTGEDFLTQPANDFVREFVEDVDRSKVLTAQNIMIKPITTNVDIDGPNVALKRMDTEEVSMLLATNRKRKLLGTITAEAAYEARKNRRPLADCVDPDIRTITKDTVLTDILPLIYDSAAPIAVIDKDRLVGVIIKGRVIEALTKQGLEEGE from the coding sequence ATGGAAAACATTCTTGAAGTTAAGCACTTAACTAAAATCTTTGGGAAAAAGCAAAAAGCAGCCTTGGAAATGGTTAAACAAGGGAAAAGCAAGACAGAAATATTAGAGAAAACAGGCTGTACAGTCGGTGTTTACGATGCCAATTTTACAGTTAAAGAAGGCGAAATTTTCGTTATCATGGGGCTGTCCGGGAGCGGAAAGTCCACCTTAGTCCGGCTGCTGAACCGCTTGATTGACCCTTCTTCCGGCGATATTTATCTGAACGGCCAGGACATTGCCAAGATGAACACAGCAGAGTTGAGAGAAATCCGCCGTCATTCTGTCAACATGGTTTTTCAGAATTTCGGACTTTTCCCGCATAAAACAATTTTAGAAAATACCGAATACGGTTTGGAACTCCGCGGCGTTCCAAAAGAAGAGCGGCAGCAGATGGCTGAGCAGGCTCTGGAAAATTCTAATTTGCTGGCTTTCAAAGACCAGTATCCTGATCAGCTCTCCGGCGGGATGCAGCAGCGTGTCGGTCTGGCACGGGCGCTGGCCAATGATCCTGAAATCCTTCTGATGGATGAAGCATTTTCAGCCTTAGACCCTCTGATTCGCAAAGAGATGCAGGATGAGCTGATTGACTTGCAGGATCGTGTGCAAAAGACCATCATCTTTATTACCCATGATTTAAATGAGGCACTGCGTCTGGGTGACCGTATTGCACTGATGAAAGACGGGGAAATTATACAGATTGGGACTGGTGAGGACTTCCTGACACAGCCGGCTAATGATTTTGTCCGTGAATTTGTTGAAGATGTTGACCGTTCTAAAGTTTTGACAGCCCAAAATATTATGATTAAACCGATTACCACGAATGTGGATATTGACGGTCCTAATGTGGCTCTCAAGCGGATGGATACCGAAGAGGTCAGTATGCTTTTGGCAACCAACCGTAAGCGTAAACTGCTGGGAACCATCACAGCTGAAGCGGCTTATGAGGCCCGAAAAAACAGACGTCCTCTAGCTGACTGTGTGGACCCTGATATCCGCACAATCACCAAAGATACAGTTTTAACAGATATCCTGCCTTTGATTTACGATTCTGCCGCACCGATTGCGGTTATTGACAAGGATAGACTGGTCGGCGTTATCATCAAAGGACGGGTGATTGAAGCTCTGACCAAGCAAGGTCTTGAAGAGGGAGAATAG
- the tkt gene encoding transketolase produces the protein MSDLSVNAIRFLGVDAIEKAKSGHPGVVMGAAPMAYSLFTKHLRINPNQPGWLNRDRFVLSAGHGSMLLYALLHLSGFKDLPLSELKAFRQWGSKTPGHPEFGHTAGVDATSGPLGQGLSMAVGLAQAERFLAVKYNREGYPIFDHYTYVIAGDGDFMEGVASEASSYAAKQSLDKLIVLYDSNAICLDGETKDAFTENIRARYEAYGWHTSLVEDGNNLEAIELAIAEAKSAAKPSLIEVKTVIGFGAPTKGGTNAVHGAPLGSEEAAAARENLGWSYGPFEIPEEVYTDFKENVATRGSAAYDNWENLLTGYRQAYPELAREVDAIIAGKDPVTVKEGDFPVYENGFSQASRLSSQDAINAAAAVLPNFLGGSADLAHSNMTYIKDDALQDAQHPLERNIQFGVREFAMAAVLNGMALHGGLRVYGGTFFVFSDYLKAAMRLSALQKLPVTYVFTHDSIAVGEDGPTHEPIEHLAGLRAMPNLTVFRPADARETQAAWHYALTSKEGPTALVLSRQNLEVEAGSSFKSVSKGAYVVYESDPDFDMILLASGSEVNLAVRAAKVLAEEGEKIRVVSVPATNLFDQQSPEYKEAVLPDNVRRRLAIEMAASQPWYKYVGLDGAVMGIDSFGASAPAAQVIEEYGFTVDNIIKMVRQL, from the coding sequence ATGTCAGATTTATCAGTTAATGCGATTCGTTTTTTGGGGGTTGATGCTATTGAAAAGGCTAAGTCCGGTCACCCTGGTGTTGTCATGGGGGCTGCACCGATGGCTTACAGTCTTTTTACTAAACATCTGCGTATCAATCCTAATCAGCCGGGCTGGCTGAATCGTGACCGTTTTGTTCTTTCAGCCGGCCATGGCTCCATGCTGCTGTATGCCTTGCTGCATTTATCAGGTTTTAAAGATCTGCCTCTGTCGGAACTGAAAGCTTTCCGTCAGTGGGGCTCTAAAACGCCCGGGCATCCTGAATTCGGCCATACAGCCGGTGTTGATGCGACGTCAGGACCCTTGGGCCAGGGGTTGTCGATGGCTGTTGGTTTAGCGCAGGCAGAACGTTTTTTGGCAGTTAAGTATAACAGAGAAGGCTATCCTATTTTTGACCACTATACTTATGTCATCGCCGGGGACGGTGATTTTATGGAAGGAGTGGCCAGCGAAGCGTCATCTTATGCCGCTAAGCAAAGTCTTGATAAATTGATTGTTCTTTATGATTCCAATGCTATCTGTCTGGATGGTGAAACCAAGGATGCCTTTACTGAAAATATTCGGGCCCGTTATGAAGCTTACGGCTGGCATACCAGTCTTGTTGAAGATGGTAATAATCTGGAAGCGATTGAGTTGGCTATTGCTGAAGCAAAGAGCGCTGCTAAACCAAGCCTGATCGAAGTCAAAACGGTTATCGGTTTCGGTGCGCCGACTAAAGGAGGCACCAATGCTGTTCATGGTGCGCCGCTGGGAAGCGAGGAAGCTGCCGCAGCCAGAGAAAACCTCGGCTGGTCTTATGGGCCGTTTGAGATTCCTGAAGAGGTCTATACTGACTTTAAAGAAAATGTTGCCACGCGCGGCAGTGCTGCTTATGATAACTGGGAAAATCTGCTGACTGGCTATCGCCAAGCTTATCCGGAACTGGCACGCGAAGTCGATGCCATTATTGCGGGCAAGGATCCGGTAACGGTTAAAGAAGGGGATTTTCCAGTTTATGAAAATGGTTTCTCACAAGCTAGCCGCCTTTCTTCACAGGATGCCATCAATGCGGCAGCAGCGGTGCTGCCAAATTTTCTCGGCGGATCGGCTGATTTAGCACATTCAAACATGACCTATATTAAGGACGATGCTCTGCAAGATGCGCAGCATCCGCTGGAGCGCAATATTCAGTTTGGCGTCCGTGAGTTCGCCATGGCTGCTGTTTTGAATGGGATGGCGCTGCATGGCGGTTTACGCGTTTACGGCGGGACTTTCTTTGTCTTTTCAGATTATTTAAAAGCTGCTATGCGGCTGTCAGCTCTTCAAAAACTGCCAGTGACTTATGTCTTCACACATGATTCTATTGCAGTTGGTGAGGATGGACCGACACATGAGCCGATTGAACATCTGGCTGGTCTGCGGGCCATGCCTAATTTGACTGTTTTTCGTCCGGCAGATGCCCGTGAGACACAAGCTGCTTGGCACTATGCCTTGACCAGCAAAGAAGGGCCGACTGCGCTTGTCTTAAGTCGGCAAAACTTAGAAGTTGAGGCGGGGTCAAGCTTTAAATCGGTTTCTAAAGGCGCCTATGTTGTTTATGAATCAGATCCGGACTTTGATATGATTTTACTGGCTTCGGGTTCTGAAGTGAATTTAGCTGTTCGTGCTGCTAAGGTATTAGCGGAAGAGGGTGAAAAAATTCGGGTCGTTTCAGTCCCTGCGACTAATCTTTTTGATCAGCAAAGCCCCGAATATAAAGAAGCCGTTTTGCCTGACAACGTTCGCCGCCGACTGGCTATTGAGATGGCTGCCAGCCAGCCTTGGTATAAATATGTTGGTTTAGACGGTGCTGTTATGGGGATAGATAGTTTTGGGGCTTCGGCGCCGGCTGCTCAAGTGATAGAAGAGTATGGCTTTACTGTAGATAATATTATAAAAATGGTTCGGCAGCTATAG
- the perR gene encoding peroxide-responsive transcriptional repressor PerR: MNVHSHNHQALDAYENVLMHLKEKHIRLTQTRKAVIAYMVNSHEHPSAETVYKELLPLYPNLSLATVYNNLKLLVDEGFVSELKLSNDSTAYYDFLGHQHLHIVCEVCGKITDFMDVDVLKVHQEVHEQTGYQVTKAQLILYGICPDCQAQKKNA, encoded by the coding sequence ATGAACGTTCATTCCCATAATCATCAAGCCTTGGATGCTTATGAAAATGTGTTAATGCATCTTAAGGAAAAGCATATTCGCCTCACTCAGACCCGTAAAGCGGTCATTGCCTATATGGTAAACAGTCATGAGCATCCGAGTGCTGAGACGGTCTATAAGGAGCTTTTGCCGCTTTATCCTAATCTGAGTCTGGCTACCGTTTATAATAATCTCAAACTCCTCGTTGATGAAGGCTTTGTTTCCGAGCTGAAATTGAGCAATGACAGCACGGCTTATTATGATTTTCTGGGCCATCAGCATTTACATATCGTTTGTGAAGTCTGCGGAAAAATTACAGATTTTATGGATGTGGATGTGCTGAAAGTGCATCAGGAAGTTCATGAACAGACAGGCTATCAGGTCACTAAGGCACAGTTAATACTGTACGGGATCTGTCCGGACTGTCAGGCCCAAAAAAAGAATGCTTAA
- a CDS encoding helix-turn-helix transcriptional regulator, with product MANILTNLKELRKARKLSQQDLAQLVGVRRETIVHLENNRYNPSLELALKIAAVIQLPVEDIFRLNEDKDS from the coding sequence GTGGCCAATATTTTAACAAACCTCAAAGAGCTGCGCAAGGCCAGAAAGCTGAGCCAGCAGGATCTGGCCCAGCTGGTCGGCGTTCGGCGGGAAACCATAGTGCATTTGGAAAACAACCGCTACAATCCCTCGCTTGAGCTGGCACTGAAAATCGCTGCGGTTATCCAGCTGCCTGTAGAAGATATTTTTCGTTTAAATGAGGATAAGGACAGTTAG
- the tgt gene encoding tRNA guanosine(34) transglycosylase Tgt, which translates to MSAYPITYRLIKEEKHTGARLGEITTPHGTFSTPMFMPVGTQATVKTQSPEELKEMGAGIILANTYHLWLRPGDELIAKAGGLHSFMNWDQPILTDSGGFQVYSLADSRNITEKGVTFKNHLNGAKMFLSPEKAIAIQNNLGSDIMMSFDECPQFYQPYDYVKQSIERTSRWAERGLKAHRRPQEQGLFGIVQGAGFEDLRRQSAKDLISLDFPGYAVGGLAVGESHDEMNAVLDFTTPLLPADKPRYLMGVGAPDSLIDGVIRGIDMFDCVLPTRIARNGTCMTSQGRLVVKNAQYAEDFGPLDPECDCYTCQNYSRAYIRHLHKADETFGLRLTSYHNLYFLVHLMQNIRQAIMDDSLLEFRADFMEKYGYNRSDRNF; encoded by the coding sequence ATGTCAGCTTACCCGATTACCTACCGTCTTATAAAAGAAGAAAAGCATACCGGAGCGCGTTTGGGGGAAATCACGACGCCTCACGGGACCTTTTCGACACCGATGTTCATGCCTGTTGGCACACAGGCCACTGTGAAAACACAGTCTCCCGAAGAACTGAAAGAAATGGGAGCAGGAATTATTCTGGCTAATACCTATCATCTCTGGCTGCGTCCTGGTGATGAGCTGATTGCTAAGGCAGGCGGTCTGCATTCTTTTATGAATTGGGATCAGCCTATTTTGACTGACAGCGGCGGTTTTCAGGTCTATTCTTTGGCTGACAGCCGCAATATTACCGAAAAGGGCGTAACCTTTAAAAATCACCTCAATGGAGCTAAGATGTTTCTGTCGCCGGAAAAAGCGATAGCGATCCAAAACAATCTCGGTTCTGATATTATGATGTCCTTTGACGAATGCCCGCAGTTTTATCAGCCTTATGATTATGTGAAGCAGTCTATTGAACGCACCAGCCGCTGGGCAGAACGCGGTCTCAAAGCGCACCGCCGGCCGCAGGAGCAGGGACTGTTTGGGATTGTTCAGGGAGCAGGATTTGAAGATCTGCGCCGCCAGTCTGCCAAGGACTTGATTAGCTTGGATTTTCCGGGATATGCAGTAGGAGGACTAGCTGTTGGGGAATCTCATGACGAAATGAATGCGGTTCTTGATTTTACAACGCCTCTTCTTCCGGCTGATAAACCGCGTTATCTTATGGGGGTAGGCGCGCCGGACAGCTTGATTGACGGCGTCATCCGCGGGATTGATATGTTTGACTGCGTGCTGCCGACCCGCATTGCCCGCAATGGCACCTGTATGACCAGCCAGGGCCGTCTGGTTGTCAAGAATGCCCAATATGCAGAGGATTTTGGTCCTCTCGATCCGGAGTGTGACTGCTACACCTGCCAAAATTACAGCAGGGCTTATATCCGTCATCTTCATAAGGCCGATGAAACCTTTGGCCTGCGTTTGACCAGCTATCACAATCTCTATTTCCTTGTTCACCTGATGCAAAACATCCGTCAGGCTATTATGGATGATAGTCTGCTGGAGTTTCGGGCAGATTTCATGGAAAAATATGGCTATAATCGTTCTGACCGTAATTTCTAA
- a CDS encoding ABC transporter permease/substrate binding protein, protein MIQTKLPVADSVDRIVDWITDVFSGFFNVLQAIGSGIMDFISDTLAFINPWLLMLIIVALAYVISKRRWGFTLLTAVGLLYIYNQELWGDMINTFTLVLLSSIISIVIGIPLGIWMAKSEGAKKVINPILDFMQTMPAFVYLIPAVAFFGIGMVPGVFASVIFALPPTVRFTNLGIREIPTELIEASDAFGSTDVQKLFKVELPLAKNTIMAGINQTIMLSLSMVVTASMIGAPGLGNGVLSALQRAEVGAGFVNGLALVILAIVIDRFTQNLGGSNRSQAKKKAKWQKFIAPVLLAAFFMTGITQAFLSSRSEQKEKVTLAYVEWDSEVASTNVLAEVLKEEGYDVDLVPLDNTVMWKSIAEGNADASASAWLPTTHAEQYKQYKDQLDDLGANLKGTSLSLAVPSYMNLTSISDLTNQANSEIVGIEPGAGIMSSTEKALDTYSNLSSWKLTPSSTGAMVTSLEQAIKNQEEIVITAWTPHWIFAKYDLTMLEDPEGVYGGSEDIHTIARQGLKEDNAKAYQIIDRFNWTDEDMQSVMLDISNGSSPAEAAKKWIEDNPDKVAEWTK, encoded by the coding sequence ATCATACAAACTAAACTGCCGGTTGCAGACTCTGTCGACCGGATTGTTGACTGGATTACAGATGTTTTTTCCGGTTTCTTCAATGTTCTTCAGGCTATCGGCAGCGGTATTATGGATTTTATTTCAGATACACTGGCTTTTATCAACCCTTGGCTGCTGATGCTGATTATTGTGGCTTTAGCCTACGTCATCTCAAAGCGCCGCTGGGGGTTTACGCTTTTAACGGCTGTCGGTCTTCTGTATATCTATAATCAAGAGCTTTGGGGAGATATGATTAATACCTTCACCTTGGTTCTGCTCTCCAGTATTATCTCCATTGTTATCGGGATTCCTTTGGGAATTTGGATGGCGAAAAGCGAAGGAGCCAAAAAGGTCATTAATCCTATCCTTGACTTCATGCAGACCATGCCAGCTTTCGTCTATCTGATTCCTGCAGTAGCTTTCTTTGGTATTGGTATGGTGCCTGGGGTTTTCGCTTCGGTCATCTTTGCCCTGCCTCCGACTGTCCGCTTCACCAATTTGGGGATTCGGGAAATCCCGACAGAACTGATCGAAGCATCGGACGCTTTCGGAAGCACAGATGTTCAAAAATTGTTTAAAGTCGAGCTTCCGCTGGCTAAAAATACAATTATGGCCGGAATCAACCAAACCATTATGCTGTCACTGTCCATGGTTGTAACAGCTTCAATGATTGGGGCGCCGGGGCTTGGTAACGGCGTGCTCTCTGCTCTGCAGCGTGCAGAAGTTGGGGCAGGTTTCGTCAATGGTCTGGCTCTGGTTATTTTAGCGATTGTTATCGACCGTTTTACGCAAAATTTAGGCGGATCGAACAGAAGTCAAGCCAAGAAGAAAGCCAAATGGCAGAAATTTATTGCTCCAGTTCTCTTAGCCGCTTTCTTTATGACTGGGATAACGCAGGCCTTCTTAAGCAGCCGCAGCGAACAAAAAGAAAAAGTAACACTGGCATATGTGGAATGGGATTCAGAAGTTGCTTCCACTAATGTGTTAGCGGAAGTGCTGAAAGAAGAAGGCTATGATGTTGATTTGGTTCCTCTGGATAATACTGTTATGTGGAAATCGATTGCTGAGGGCAATGCAGATGCCTCTGCCAGCGCCTGGCTGCCGACAACCCATGCAGAACAGTACAAACAGTATAAAGATCAGCTCGATGATTTAGGCGCTAATTTAAAGGGAACCAGTTTGAGTTTAGCCGTTCCTTCTTACATGAATCTCACCAGTATCTCTGATTTAACAAATCAGGCTAATTCAGAAATTGTGGGAATTGAGCCTGGTGCCGGAATTATGTCCAGCACAGAAAAAGCATTGGATACGTATTCAAACCTTTCCAGCTGGAAACTGACACCTTCGTCAACCGGTGCTATGGTGACCTCGCTGGAACAAGCCATCAAAAATCAGGAAGAAATTGTCATTACGGCTTGGACACCGCACTGGATTTTTGCCAAGTATGACCTAACGATGCTGGAAGATCCCGAAGGTGTCTATGGCGGTTCTGAAGATATTCACACCATTGCTCGTCAAGGGCTGAAAGAGGACAATGCCAAGGCTTATCAGATCATTGACCGCTTTAACTGGACCGATGAGGACATGCAGTCTGTTATGCTGGATATCAGCAACGGCTCATCGCCTGCAGAAGCAGCGAAAAAGTGGATTGAGGACAATCCTGATAAAGTTGCCGAATGGACAAAATAA